A section of the Felis catus isolate Fca126 chromosome B2, F.catus_Fca126_mat1.0, whole genome shotgun sequence genome encodes:
- the LOC101086971 gene encoding LOW QUALITY PROTEIN: histone H2B type 1-J (The sequence of the model RefSeq protein was modified relative to this genomic sequence to represent the inferred CDS: inserted 1 base in 1 codon), which yields MPEPAKSAPAPKKGSKKAVTKAQKKDGKKRKRSRKESYSIYVYKVLKQVHPDTGISSKAMGIMNSFVNDIFERIAGEASRLAHYNKRSTITSREIQTAVRLLLPGELAKHAVSXGTKAVTKYTSAK from the exons ATGCCGGAACCAGCGAAGTCCGCTCCCGCCCCGAAGAAGGGCTCGAAGAAGGCGGTGACCAAAGCGCAGAAGAAGGACGGCAAGAAGCGCAAGCGCAGCCGCAAGGAGAGCTATTCCATCTACGTGTACAAGGTACTGAAGCAGGTGCACCCCGACACCGGCATCTCGTCCAAGGCCATGGGCATCATGAACTCGTTCGTCAACGACATCTTCGAGCGCATCGCGGGCGAGGCGTCGCGCCTGGCGCATTACAACAAGCGCTCGACCATCACGTCCCGGGAGATCCAGACGGCCGTGCGCCTGCTGCTGCCCGGGGAGCTGGCCAAGCACGCCGTGT GAGGCACCAAGGCCGTCACCAAGTACACCAGCGCCAAGTGA
- the LOC101086721 gene encoding histone H2A type 1-E-like isoform X2 — translation MSGRGKQGGKARAKAKTRSSRAGLQFPVGRVHRLLRKGNYAERVGAGAPVYLAAVLEYLTAEILELAGNAARDNKKTRIIPRHLQLAIRNDEELNKLLGRVTIAQGGVLPNIQAVLLPKKTESHHKAK, via the exons ATGTCTGGACGCGGAAAGCAAGGCGGCAAGGCTCGCGCCAAGGCCAAGACGCGCTCGTCGCGGGCCGGGCTGCAGTTCCCGGTGGGCCGCGTGCACCGCCTGCTCCGCAAGGGCAACTACGCCGAGCGGGTGGGGGCCGGCGCGCCGGTGTACCTGGCGGCCGTGCTGGAGTACCTGACGGCCGAGATCCTGGAGCTGGCGGGCAACGCGGCCCGCGACAACAAGAAGACGCGCATCATCCCGCGCCACCTGCAGCTGGCCATCCGCAACGACGAGGAGCTCAACAAGCTGCTGGGCCGCGTCACCATCGCGCAGGGCGGCGTCCTGCCCAACATCCAGGCCGTGCTGCTGCCCAAGAAGACCGAGAGCCACCACAAG GCCAAATAA
- the LOC105260538 gene encoding histone H4 — MSGRGKGGKGLGKGGAKRHRKVLRDNIQGITKPAIRRLARRGGVKRISGLIYEETRGVLKVFLENVIRDAVTYTEHAKRKTVTAMDVVYALKRQGRTLYGFGG; from the coding sequence ATGTCAGGTCGCGGCAAAGGCGGGAAGGGCCTGGGCAAGGGGGGCGCCAAGCGCCACCGCAAGGTGCTGCGCGACAACATCCAGGGCATCACCAAGCCCGCCATCCGGCGGCTGGCCCGGCGCGGCGGCGTCAAGCGCATCTCCGGCCTCATCTACGAGGAGACCCGCGGGGTGCTCAAGGTGTTCCTGGAGAACGTGATCCGGGACGCCGTCACCTACACGGAGCACGCCAAGCGCAAGACGGTCACGGCCATGGACGTGGTGTACGCGCTCAAGCGCCAGGGTCGCACCCTCTACGGCTTCGGGGGCTAA
- the LOC105260537 gene encoding histone H3.3-like, with protein MKFGAKKVAFPDLGGRRSEQPAPGGVKPHRYRPGTVALREIRRYQKSTELLIRKLPFQRLVREIAQDFKTDLRFQSSAVMALQEACEAYLVGLFEDTNLCAIRAKRVTVMPKGHAVRVQANGELQGPIVVRHPKAGRHVHSS; from the coding sequence ATGAAATTTGGCGCAAAAAAAGTTGCCTTCCCTGACTTGGGCGGACGGCGCAGCGAGCAACCGGCCCCCGGCGGCGTCAAGCCGCACCGCTACCGGCCCGGCACGGTGGCCCTGCGCGAGATCCGCCGCTACCAGAAGTCCACCGAGCTGCTGATCCGCAAGCTGCCGTTCCAGCGGCTGGTGCGCGAGATCGCGCAGGACTTCAAGACCGACCTGCGCTTCCAGAGCTCGGCCGTGATGGCGCTGCAGGAGGCGTGCGAGGCCTACCTGGTGGGGCTCTTCGAGGACACCAACCTGTGCGCCATCCGCGCCAAGCGCGTCACCGTCATGCCCAAAGGACATGCAGTTCGCGTACAGGCGAACGGAGAGCTTCAGGGCCCGATTGTCGTGCGCCATCCCAAGGCTGGCCGCCACGTCCACTCTTCCTAA
- the LOC101086477 gene encoding histone H2B type 1-K, which yields MPEPAKSAPAPKKGSKKAVTKAQKKDGKKRKRSRKESYSVYVYKVLKQVHPDTGISSKAMGIMNSFVNDIFERIAGEASRLAHYNKRSTITSREIQTAVRLLLPGELAKHAVSEGTKAVTKYTSAK from the coding sequence ATGCCTGAGCCGGCCAAGTCCGCTCCCGCCCCGAAGAAGGGCTCGAAGAAGGCGGTGACCAAGGCGCAGAAGAAGGACGGCAAGAAGCGCAAGCGCAGCCGCAAGGAGAGCTACTCGGTGTACGTGTACAAGGTGCTGAAGCAGGTGCACCCCGACACCGGCATCTCGTCCAAGGCCATGGGCATCATGAACTCGTTCGTCAACGACATCTTCGAGCGCATCGCGGGCGAGGCGTCGCGCCTGGCGCATTACAACAAGCGCTCGACCATCACGTCCCGGGAGATCCAGACGGCCGTGCGCCTGCTGCTGCCCGGGGAGCTGGCCAAGCACGCCGTGTCCGAGGGCACCAAGGCCGTCACCAAGTACACCAGCGCGAAGTAA
- the LOC101086721 gene encoding histone H2A type 1-H-like isoform X1, whose protein sequence is MSGRGKQGGKARAKAKTRSSRAGLQFPVGRVHRLLRKGNYAERVGAGAPVYLAAVLEYLTAEILELAGNAARDNKKTRIIPRHLQLAIRNDEELNKLLGRVTIAQGGVLPNIQAVLLPKKTESHHKAKSK, encoded by the coding sequence ATGTCTGGACGCGGAAAGCAAGGCGGCAAGGCTCGCGCCAAGGCCAAGACGCGCTCGTCGCGGGCCGGGCTGCAGTTCCCGGTGGGCCGCGTGCACCGCCTGCTCCGCAAGGGCAACTACGCCGAGCGGGTGGGGGCCGGCGCGCCGGTGTACCTGGCGGCCGTGCTGGAGTACCTGACGGCCGAGATCCTGGAGCTGGCGGGCAACGCGGCCCGCGACAACAAGAAGACGCGCATCATCCCGCGCCACCTGCAGCTGGCCATCCGCAACGACGAGGAGCTCAACAAGCTGCTGGGCCGCGTCACCATCGCGCAGGGCGGCGTCCTGCCCAACATCCAGGCCGTGCTGCTGCCCAAGAAGACCGAGAGCCACCACAAGGCTAAGAGCAAGTAG